The Synergistaceae bacterium genome contains the following window.
AGCTTTGCACAAGCCGGGACTCCCGCAAAAAAAAAATTATCCGGGACTCTCTTCATGGCCGGGGCTTTTGCGTGGATGATATATTTTATTGTGAAAGCGTCAGTCTATCAATCCTCAATTCCTCAAATCAAGCTCCTTAATCTTGCGTGTGTCATACGGTGTCTGCTGGTAGACAAAATAATTCAGCCAGTTGGAATAGAGAAGGTTAGCACTTGAACGCCACGTGCAAATAGGTTTCTGCGAGTCGTCATCATTCGGGAAATAGTTATACGGGACGTGAATGGCAAGCCCTGCGCGTTTGTCCCGCCAGTATTCGAGCGCGAGGGTCTCAGGGTCATATTCAGAATGCCCGGTGATAAATATCTGCCTTCCCTCGTTCGTAGAGACGACATAGACCCCTGCCTCGTAGCTCTCAGAAAGAATTTTGAGGGCGGGAATCCTCAGAATATCCCCGCGCATTATTGTAGTGTGGCGCGAATGAGGTACCATGAAGACATCATCAGCCCCCCGGAATAATATTGAGCCTTTGTGCGTAACCCTGTGGCGGAAGACTCCGAACATTTTGCGGGGCAAATGTATTTTGGGTATGCCGTAATGATAATAGAGTCCCGCCTGAGCCGCCCAGCAAATATGAAACGTGCTGTGAACGTGGGACTTGCTCCACTCCATTATGTCGCACAATTCCGGCCAGTAGTCGACCTTCTCAAACGGCAGAAGCTCAACGGGTGCGCCTGTGATGATCATCCCGTCAAAATATTCGTCCCTGTAAGCGTCAAAATTCCTGTAGAACGCTAACATATGTTCCTTGGGCGTGTTCTTGTGTTCGCGTCCGCTGATGGCCATGAGGTCAATTTCAACTTGAAGCGGGGTGTTCCCTAAAAGCCGGGCTAACTGAGTCTCAGTAACAATTTTTGTCGGCATGAGATTCAGAATAAGAATCCTCAGAGGGCGTATATCCTGAGTCATAGCGCGCCTCTGAGTCATCACGAAAATATTTTCCCGTTCGAGGATTCCAGCTGCGGGAAGGTCGCCGGGTATTGTTATGGGCATGGCGTTATTCTTCGCTTCTCACGGTGAACATGCTGACGAAAACCTTGTGAGTCTCGCGGGGAAGTATCCTGTATCCGCGCTTCTCTTTAGTCATCCACAATGAGTAATCCTTGTAGAACGAGGCCGCAAGCGCAAGAAGTGATTTCTTCCTGTTCTCCTTAATTTGCTGCTCGTAGGGAGTTTTGAGCTTCCTGTCCTCGTCTGAGTCCCA
Protein-coding sequences here:
- the metA gene encoding homoserine O-succinyltransferase produces the protein MPITIPGDLPAAGILERENIFVMTQRRAMTQDIRPLRILILNLMPTKIVTETQLARLLGNTPLQVEIDLMAISGREHKNTPKEHMLAFYRNFDAYRDEYFDGMIITGAPVELLPFEKVDYWPELCDIMEWSKSHVHSTFHICWAAQAGLYYHYGIPKIHLPRKMFGVFRHRVTHKGSILFRGADDVFMVPHSRHTTIMRGDILRIPALKILSESYEAGVYVVSTNEGRQIFITGHSEYDPETLALEYWRDKRAGLAIHVPYNYFPNDDDSQKPICTWRSSANLLYSNWLNYFVYQQTPYDTRKIKELDLRN